One bacterium DNA segment encodes these proteins:
- the rpoN gene encoding RNA polymerase factor sigma-54, translating to MSVGLKLSQKLTQNLVLTPELQQSIKLLQLGRMEYAQAIEEALLENPVLEEVPAAQNSKDLLEAYQRELREYSSWDRLETGVNADRFRGNKRKDFDDEGEDFSLNNVACPESGLIDHLLQQIRSEEFTTLEKQILEQLLANLNSDGYFEGDLETIAHECGAAPEEAHTLLEYLQDLDPPGIAARDLRECLLLQAIAYGHINDLVYRVVDVYLEDISNMDFAKIAALENTTAEAVEAALQAIRHFDPWPGRIFYEETPIYITPDVYVSKINGQCEITLNDTGIPQIRLSDSYQDLLKQVEQASPEEKLFLEQKIKSATWLIKSIQQRKKTLLRATESIMRFQNDFLDQGISALKPLVLKDVAQELSLHESTISRITTNKFVHTPHGVFELKYFFSSGLRSFGGDISSESVKEKIRTIIRAEAPANPYSDQDLVGILGQQGISVARRTVAKYREMMNILPSSKRKKNS from the coding sequence TTAAACTCTTGCAGCTCGGGCGTATGGAATACGCTCAAGCGATTGAAGAGGCGCTCTTAGAGAATCCAGTGCTTGAGGAAGTTCCTGCAGCGCAAAATAGTAAAGATCTGCTCGAGGCATATCAACGCGAATTAAGAGAATATTCTTCCTGGGATCGTCTCGAGACGGGTGTCAATGCTGATCGCTTCCGTGGAAACAAGCGCAAAGATTTTGATGATGAAGGCGAGGATTTTTCACTAAATAATGTGGCCTGTCCAGAATCTGGATTAATTGATCACCTCTTACAGCAAATTCGTAGTGAAGAATTTACAACTCTCGAGAAGCAAATTCTCGAACAATTACTGGCAAACTTAAATAGTGACGGGTACTTTGAGGGCGATCTCGAAACAATTGCGCATGAATGCGGCGCAGCCCCTGAAGAGGCGCACACTTTACTTGAATATCTGCAAGACCTCGACCCACCCGGTATTGCTGCACGTGATTTGCGTGAGTGCTTGCTCTTACAGGCAATTGCCTATGGGCATATCAACGATTTAGTTTATCGCGTTGTTGACGTATATCTAGAAGACATCAGCAACATGGATTTCGCTAAAATTGCCGCACTGGAAAATACCACCGCCGAGGCAGTGGAAGCTGCGCTGCAAGCGATCCGCCATTTTGATCCCTGGCCGGGACGAATTTTTTATGAAGAAACGCCAATTTATATTACTCCGGATGTTTACGTGAGCAAGATTAACGGACAGTGTGAAATTACCTTAAATGACACGGGCATTCCTCAAATTCGCCTCAGCGACAGCTATCAAGATCTATTAAAACAAGTCGAGCAGGCCAGCCCCGAGGAAAAGCTTTTTCTCGAACAAAAAATCAAATCAGCAACATGGCTAATTAAATCAATTCAGCAACGTAAGAAAACTCTCTTGCGCGCAACGGAAAGCATCATGCGCTTTCAGAATGATTTTCTCGATCAAGGAATTTCGGCCTTGAAACCACTGGTTTTGAAAGATGTCGCACAGGAATTGAGTTTGCACGAATCAACAATCAGTCGAATCACGACCAATAAATTTGTGCACACTCCGCATGGAGTATTTGAGTTAAAATATTTCTTCTCTTCGGGTCTGCGTAGTTTCGGGGGAGATATCTCTTCAGAATCAGTTAAGGAAAAAATTAGAACAATCATTCGGGCTGAAGCACCAGCAAATCCATATAGCGATCAAGATTTGGTAGGAATTTTAGGGCAACAAGGCATTAGCGTCGCGCGACGGACGGTTGCGAAGTATCGAGAAATGATGAATATTTTGCCTTCCTCTAAGCGTAAAAAAAATAGTTAA